In Theileria equi strain WA chromosome 4 map unlocalized gcontig_1105316255033, whole genome shotgun sequence, the following are encoded in one genomic region:
- a CDS encoding conserved hypothetical protein (encoded by transcript BEWA_012390A) has translation MRGQFSWLLSFAIALPIIESYTLDLSTLKNIHGEVITHLCEIPLLAVSSEELATPFYFFSLEKGGRIFGYAKITSAGKLDDGLIIPDDDGTNTQTSEDTAREKSRQRPKAFDFSWRTVKGRKYGNHHNWVHLLATIFGSDKEENVIEDDDQDSTVDNLYLILFSQAQWELYLSTSPLSKVQPSKNKRGFVYYSNMISSMRIPLTKVGDTVSFGFEAPEPNRYVLVLFNTDQRKLSFEGYIRFINPKSLHLPIELAYHFDVLKFWTLIFLSASIISLFYLFAIRSFRPKSINYLLALNFLFYSTFLFLDMLMVNSIRETGNYTKPIWALAHLLKRFHEIFILLILVLVALGWKIMRESLSVVESQLITSISAVSVLMGFVEVLISGFDVSRYLVHAIACICILVATNFNIVIINSRISDDGLSPYAGSAYSNMKKYNNFRIIFFTYILKPAIFSSIRFICLQPSINQMIIWDEHLNLFLGVCFDFVTYLFLFINFLPRTNKGLFGHLFQSQQPPAHQH, from the exons ATGCGGGGCCAGTTTAGTTGGCTTTTATCATTTGCTATCGCGTTACCCATCATCGAGTCGTACACATTAGATCTCTCCACCCTAAAAAACATACATGGAGAAGTGATAACACACTTGTGCGAAATTCCCTTGTTAGCGGTTTCGTCCGAGGAGTTAGCTACCCCGTTTTACTTCTTTTCTCTCGAAAAGGGAG GCCGAATTTTCGGATATGCAAAGATAACGTCTGCAGGAAAGCTGGATGACGGTCTAATTATTCCCGATGACGATGGTACAAACACCCAGACCTCGGAGGATACGGCAAGGGAAAAATCACGACAAAGGCCAAAGGCCTTTGACTTTTCTTGGAGAACAGTAAAGGGGAGAAAGTATGGAAATCATCATAACTGGGTCCATCTATTGGCTACCATCTTTGGAAGTGATAAGGAGGAAAATGTGATAGAGGATGATGACCAAGATTCGACCGTGGATAATTTATACCTGATTCTCTTTTCTCAGGCCCAGTGGGAACTCTATCTATCCACCTCTCCACTCTCTAAAGTACAACCATCAAAAAACAAGAGGGgatttgtatattatagTAACATGATCTCAAGTATGAGAATACCTCTCACAAAAGTTGGAGATACAGTAAGCTTTGGATTTGAGGCACCAGAGCCTAATAGATATGTACTCGTACTCTTTAATACTGACCAACGGAAATTATCCTTCGAAGGCTATATAAGATTTATTAATCCAAAGAGTTTGCATTTACCAATTGAATTGGCCTATCATTTTGATgttttaaagttttggaCATTGATATTCCTCTCGGCATCAATAATATCTCTCTTTTATTTGTTTGCTATTAGGAGTTTCAGACCTAAATCGATTAATTACCTCCTGGCTTTAAActttttgttttattccaCATTTCTTTTCTTGGACATGCTAATGGTAAACTCAATACGAGAAACAGGAAATTACACAAAACCTATTTGGGCACTTGCGCACCTACTAAAGAGATTCCATGAAATATTTATTCTACTTATTTTGGTACTGGTGGCTCTGGGATGGAAAATCATGAGAGAGTCACTAAGTGTAGTAGAATCGCAGCTGATAACTTCAATCTCGGCAGTATCTGTATTAATGGGTTTTGTGGAGGTACTCATTAGTGGGTTTGATGTATCTCGCTACTTAGTACATGCAATAGCATGTATATGCATTTTGGTTGCAACAAATTTTAATATTGTTATCATTAATTCCAGAATTTCAGATGACGGACTCTCACCTTATGCTGGATCAGCATATTCTAATATGAAGAAGTATAACAACTTCAGAATCATTTTTTTCACCTACATTTTAAAACCTGCCATCTTTTCTTCAATTCGGTTCATTTGCCTACAACCTTCGATCAATCAAATGATTATCTGGGATGAACACCTGAATTTGTTCTTGGGAGTATGCTTTGACTTTGTCACCTACCTCTTTTTATTCATAAACTTTCTCCCTCGCACAAATAAAGGATTGTTTGGGcatcttttccagagccAGCAACCTCCAGCTCACCAACATTAA